The following DNA comes from Pirellulales bacterium.
GCCCAAATAAGTAATGCCCGCCACGCCGGCCACGCGCCCCAACTCGTCTTTGACGTAAATCGTGGCGTAGTTGCTTAGAAAAATGTCGTCATAGCGTTTGTCGGGCGAAATCAGATTCACAATCATCAACGTATTGGGGGACATCTTCTTGACGTTGATGCCCTCGTTTTGCACGACGGCCGGAATCACCGGCAGCGCCAACGACACGCGATTTTGCACCAGCACCTGGGCCATGTCGGAATCCATTCCCAGATTGAACGTAACCGTCAGTTTGTACGCGCCGTCGTTGGTCGATTGGCTCGACATGTACATCATGCCTTCGACGCCGCTGATTTGCTCCTCGATGGGCGCTGCCACGGTGTCGCGCACTGTCTCCGAATTGGCCCCAGGGTAGGAAGCCGTCACTTGCACCGTCGGCGGCGTGACATCCGGATATTGCGCCACCGGCAGCGTGAATACCGCCACGCCTCCGGCCAGCACAAACACGACCGAAATCACGGTCGCGAAAATCGGGCGATCGACAAAAAATTCCGCAATCACGCCGCTAAACTCCCTAGACCTCTGCCGGAAACCCTCTCCCTGTGGGAGAGGGTAGGGTGAGGGTGCTTCTGTTTGCTTTTCAACATAACCTCGCTTACGAGCCGCCCGCCGGATTTTGCAGCCGAATCCGCCGGTGAATTTCCAAAATCACCAGCGCCGCCAACACTCCCGCCGTGGCTCCCACAAAACACGCTGTCCCCACGGCGAACCCGCCCAACTGGCTTGATAAAAAACCGATGGTCAAACCCAACGCCCCGCCCGCCACGCTGGAGCCTATCCACCGCGTCCGCTCGGCGGTCAGCAGCTGCGATTCTCCCAGGCCTTGAATCACATAAAAGAACACCGGCGTCAAAAAAATGCCGAACAGCGTCACGCCCAACATGCCGCTGAACACAGCCACCCCCAGCGAGCGCCGCATCTCGGCGCCGGCGCCAGAAGCAACCACCAGCGGAGCCACGCCAAAAATAAACGCGAACGAAGTCATCAATATCGGCCGCAGCCGCAACCGCGAAGCTTCCTCCGTGGCGTCAAACCGCGATCGCCCTTCCTCTTCGTGCAACTGCCGGGCGAACTCGACCACCAGAATCGCGTTTTTGCAGGCCAAGCCCACCAGCACGACCAAACCAATTTGCACGAAAATATTCACATCGCGTTGAGTCCACAATACGCCCACCACCGAACTCAACAAGCACAACGGAACCACCAAAATCACGGCCAACGGCAACGACCAACTTTCGTACAACGCCGACAGCGCCAAAAACACGCTCACCACCGCCAGCGCAAACACATACATCGACGTGTTCCCGGCCCGCTTTTGCATGAACATCAGTTCGGTCCAATCCGCCCTCATGCTCAGCGGCAACGAAGCCGCCGCGATCTCATCGACCCGCTTGATCGCCGCGCCGGAACTGTAGCCGGGTTGCAAATTCCCCGTAATGGCGGCCGCCGAGTACAAGTTATACCGCGTCACACTGCTGGGCCCATTGATTTCCTGCAGTTGCACCAGCGTCCCCAGCGGCACCATTTGTCCTCGATTATTTCGCACCTGGAATAAATTAATATCGTCCGTGTGGTTCCGGAACTCGCCGGCGGCTTGCACGGTCACCTGCCAATGCCGCCCGAATTCGTTGAAGCTGTTCACGTACAGCGAACCGAGCAATATCTCCAGCGTTTGATTCACGTCGGTCAGCGAGACGCCCAGCGCGGCGGTTTTCATCCGATCGATGTTCAACAGCAACTGCGGCACTTTGGAGCGAAACTGCGTCGTCACGCCGACTAAGCCGGGCACTTGTTTTTGCAGCTTCCCCACCAAATCGTCGGTTTGTTGTTGCAACACGGGAAGTCCCAAGTCCCCCCGGTCTTCAATCATCACCTTGAAGCCGCCCGCCACACCCAGCCCCGGCACCGGCGATGCCCCGTACACCGTCACCTGCGCATCCTGCACTTCCTTGGCCCACTGGCGGCGCAAGTTTGACATAATGGCCGTATCCGGCAAATTTCGCCGTTCGGCAAATGGTTTCAGCACAATGAACATCGATGCATAATTCGGGCTTGTCGCCTGCATGACAAACGACAATCCGGATATTCCCACGGTATGTGCCACGCCCGGCGCCCGATTGGCGATCTCGGCCACTTGCTTCATTGCCTCCTGCGTGCGCTGCAACGAAGAAGAATCGGGCAATTGAATGCTGCAGATCAGCCGTCCCTGATCCTGTTGCGGCACAAAGCCGATCGGCGCACTGCTGAACGTCACGTACGTAATCAGTATCAACAAGCCGTACACAAACAGCACCGCCACGCTGAATCTCATCATGCGTTCAACGACCCACGAATACGCCGACGTGCTCACGCCGAATAGCCAGTTGAATAGCCGAAAAAACCAGCCCAATACCAGGTCTAACAGCCACGTGACCGGATCCCGGCGGCTACCGTGCGGTTTCAGCAAAATGGCAGCCAAAGCGGGGCTCAGGGTCAAAGAACTGATGGCCGAAAACACCGTCGAAACCGAAATTGTAACCGCAAATTGCCGATAGAATTGCCCCGTGATCCCGCCGACAAATGCGCACGGCACAAACACCGCGCACAACACCAACGCCACAGCAATAATGGGACCGGTCACCTCTTCCATTGCTTTCCGCGTGGCTTCGCGCGGCCCCAGGCCGTGCGTCATCCAACGTTCGACGTTCTCCACAACGACAATGGCGTCGTCCACCACGATGCCAATCGCCAACACCAAACCGAACAGCGAAATATTGTTGAGGCTGAATCCCAACGCAGCCATCACCGCAAACGTGCTGATAATCGCCACCGGCACGGCAATCAGCGGAATAATGACCGACCGCCAATTTTGTAAAAATATCAGCACCACGATCGCTACCAAAAACACCGCCAGGAACAAAGTTCGAACCACGTCGGAAACCGATTCGCGAATATACGGAGTCGTATCGTATGCGATGGCGTAATCCACTCCCTCCGGAAACCGCGACTTCAATTCTTCCATTTTCGCCTGCACTCGGTCGGCCACATCCAAGGCGTTCGTGCCCGGAAGTTGATACACCGCCAAACCGACCGAAGGCTGGCCGTCGAACAAGCACGATTGATTGTAATTCTGCGCGCCCAGTTCGACGCGCCCCACATCGCGCACCCTTACGATGGCAATCGAGGGCTGGCCCGGCCCCGCCGGCGATGCTCCGCCTGCGGCCCCGGCTCCCGCCGCGCTGTTAATCGAAATTCCTTCAATCGTGCCCGTGGTGTTGGTGTTGTCGGTGGCTGTGCCGGCAGTTGAAGTTGTCGAAGAAGCGCCGCTGGCGCTGCCGCCGGTTGAACCGCCGCCCCCCGTCGCGCTGCCGCCGGTCGTTGTGCCGCCGCCGGCTGCGCTGCCGCCTCCGGTCGTGGAAACGCCCAAATTGGAACTCGTTCCGGTGGTGGTCGTCGTTGCCGTAGAGGACATAGAACTAGAAGGCGCCACCGTGGCGGTACTGCTGGCTCCGCCCCCGCTAGTAACCGAATTCGCCGCCAGCGCGCTGCCGCCGGCGGTACCCGTCGTAGCCGTACTTGAAGATGCCCGAGCAGCGCTGCTTGCCGCGCTGGCTGCCGCAGCCGGCACGCCAATGCTCCCCACCACCGAGCGCGGCGAGCCTGTCGCTTGCGCCGGCGGCGTCGTTTGGCTCACCTTGACAATAATGTCGCCGAACTGTTCCGGCTCGGTTAGCCGGCCCAGCGTGTCGACCGGCAATTGGAACACTTGTCCCTGCGGCGCCGGCTGCTGGCCAACTTGTCCAGCCGGTGCGTCTAAATTTTGGTTGCGAATGGCCGTGGCCACATCCAACGCCGTCATGTTGCGGGCGGCCAGTTCCTGCGGATCAAGCCAGATGCGGATGCTATAATCGCGCTCTCCCTGATACGTAATGTCGGAAACTCCCGGCACCCGCAACAATTCATCCCGGATATTGATGGTCGCATAATTGCTCAAATAAATATCGTTGTATCGATGGTCCGGCGAAAAAAAGTTCACAATCATCAAAATGTCGGGCGTTCGCTTGCGGATCGTAATCCCCTGGTTTTGTACCTGCGTGGGCAATTGCGGCATGGCCAGCGTTACCCGGTTCTGCACCATCACCAGCGCCGTATTCAAATCGACGCCGATGTCGAACGTCACCGTCAGCGTATACGAGCCGTCGTTCCCCATTTGCGAAGACATGTACAACATGCCGGGAACGCCGTTCACTTGCTGCTCGATCGGGGCAGCCACGGTATCGGCCACCACTTTAGCGCTTGCGCCCGGGTAGTTGATGGAAACCGAAACCCCCGGCGGCGTGATCCGCGGATATTGCGCAATGGGCAAATAAAAGAGCGAGATCGCCCCGATCAGCGTCATCACAATCGAAACGACCGAGGCAAAAATCGGCCGGTCGATGAAAAATCGTGATATCATGGCTGGCGCATCAACTGCGTGAAAGCGGCCTTCGCTGACCCGGTTTGCATTTCAATTGGTCTTGGCAGGACCGGGCGAGGTTTCCACCGCGCCGGGTTGGTTGGAATCTTTGGAATCCGTGGAGGAATCAACGGATTTGCTTTCCGCGGATTTACCCTCGCCCGCGGAAGTTCCTTCACGAATTGCTCCCAGCGTCGGCATCGGTTCGCGGTCGGGAGTAATCTGCATTCGGGGGCGAACTTGCTGAATGGCGCCGATCACAACCCATTCGGAGGTCTTCAATCCAGAATCAATCACCCGTAATCCATCTTCTTGCAAAGCACCGGTGTCGACCCGCTGCTGCTGCACAATATTTTTGTCGTCCACGGTGTACACGTACTTCATGCCTTGATCGGAACCAATGGCACGGTCGATCACCAACAGTGCGTCGTGCGGTTGGCCAATCGGCAGCCGCACGCGGACAAACATTCCCGGCGACAGCAACCGCACCCCATTCGCCGGCTTCGGATTCGGCACCACCCCGCGAACCGTAATGCTGCCCGTGCCGGGGTTCACCTGGTTATTCACGAAATTGATGGTGCCTTCGTGCAGATAGCCATCTTCCCCTTCCAGCCCGATGAAGACCGGAATTTCTCCCTGCTGATAACGCACAATTTTGCCTTCGTTCACCGCTCGCCGAACGCGCAACACCGTGTTCTCGTCGATGTCGAAATACACGTACATCGGATCGACCGACACCACCGTGGTCAATTGCGTTTGATCCTGATTGACCAAATTTCCCGGCGTCAAATAATAACGCGATATTTGCCCCGTCAGCGGCGCCGTCACTTTACAAAAACCCAAGTTCAGCTTGTACACTTCCAGGCTGGCCTTGGCGGCTTGCACCGATGCCTCCGCTTCTTCCTCGGCCGCCTGATACCGATCCAAATCTTGCTTGCTGATCGCGCCCGGCGTTTTGGCCAGCTCCTTCGCCCGGGCGTTGTCCGCCTCGGCTTCCTTCACGCGCGCTTCGTTCAGCAGCACTTGTCCTTCCGCCTGATCGTACTGTGCTTGATAAGGTCGGGGATCAATTTCAAACAGCACTTCTCCCTTTTTTACCTCCGCGCCTTCCTTGAACGGCGCGCTAATCAAATATCCGGTGACGCGCGGCACAACGCTAACCGCTTCCGGAGCCTCAATCCGGCCGGTGAAATCAACATAGTCCGTCACCTGCCGCTCAACCGGCTGGCTGACTGGAATTGCCGGCGGCTCCGCTGGCGCTACGTTCAGCGACTTGGAACTGCATCCCGCCGCCAACGTAAGGGGCAAGCACACACAGGCCCCCCAAAATGCAATTTTCTGCTCCATAATGCCTTTCGCCACCTGGGTTGCATCATCCGAGGCCGGCCGTGCCGCCCCTCGATGGCAGACAACTTCGGCACGCTATCCCCACAGCAATCATATCAAATCGAGTCCGATATACCACGAGCGCTTTTTTAGGCCCTCAGTCGCGGCAGAAAAATGTTCCTGTGGGAAAACTGAAAAGCCGTTCGCATGCGGGTGCCAGGCCGCTTCTTTAAGTGGGTAGTATTAACTGTCTGGCCGCCATGCCCTTATGCAACAAAACTTAAACAGGAGATAACAGAGTAAACGGAGACCTTTTTTCAAATTCTATTTCCATGATTACTCTGTGCCCTCTGTTTCCTCCTGTTGAATTTTTGCCGACGTTAGCACCGGAGCCGCATGCAGGTGCTATGGCCACACTCTACGGCATCGGCTGCAAGCCCTCGTAGCGCACCTTCCAATTCTTTGGAAAGCCCGGGGCGTGCTCAGTGTGACCGTCCCAGCCGGCGGCCATCATCGCCACGGCCGCCAGCCAACCGCCGTTGGCCGGCATGTACATCGGCGTTTGATTCGGCCGCCGAATGGTATAGCCCGACGGCCGGAACGACTTGACATCCATATCGCCCACCAGCATTTTGATGGCCGTCTCCGGTTCATTCAGCCGGGCCGCGCACATGGCAACCATCGCCGTCCCCCACGTTTGATCTTCCTCCGGATGCCAATGGGCGCCCCCCGTAACCGCGTGCAGCGTATTTCGCATGACGTCCACGTCGATGTCGCGACCCGGCAGCACACCGTACAACCACGTCGCCATGCGGGCCGCCGTATTTTCCACCGGAATTTCCAGCGTCGGGTAAATGCCCTCGCGAACCGTCAGCGGCGCGAAGTGATGAATCACGTCGTCCCATTTTTCATCTCGCGGCATGCCCAGCCTCACGCGCCACTCCTGCGCCGTTTCCAAGGCCCACTTCCAATAACCAAGTTCCATGGTCGGGTTCAGGTTGTGTTCGTAATCGCTGTGTTTTTCTTCCGCCGAAGCCACCGCGGGGCCCAGCACGTATTGCTTCCGCTCAGCATCGTAATCCACGAAGCTGGCCATATAGTCGGCCGTTTCGAAGACAATATCCTTATAGCGATCCAATGTCGCCTGATCGTGGCGCGCCCGCCACAGCAATTCCGCCAGATAAATCGGATGCGGCTGCTGCCACACCAGCACCGGGCCTATCCCCGACGGGCTTTCCACGCCGCTGGGGTCGGTCATTTTCGACCACTTCACTCCTTTGCACCCTTCGCGCTGGGCCATCGCCTGGCCCGGCGGCATCATTTGCTTCAAATGCTCGAAGCTCTTTTCCAAAATTTCCGGTCGGCCCCACAACGCCCAATGCGCGGCATGCCACCAATACATTTCCATGTGAAATTTGCCAAACCACGAATTCACCGCCAGCCCGGTTTCCTGCGGCGGCAGCGAACCCGCATCGTGTACCGCCATGACATACTCCGACAGCACTATCCGCCGCTCCAACTCCGCGGCCTGTGGATCGTCGTTGCCCGATAAATCAATCGCCCCGCCGCTGCTCCAGTAATGCTGCCAATGCTCTTGCGCTGCGCGTTGCACGGCAACCACACTATCCGCCTCGGCCTGAATCGCCTGCGGCGAGAACCAGGCCGTTAGTTCGATGTGCTGGATGGATGGATTCGCCGCGAGATCCGCACTCAGCAAATACTGATGTTTGTCGGTTTGTGTCAACTTGACGCCATTGGACCAGCATGCACGCACAAAATAGTGAGTGTCGTCCAAAGTTCGCGCAAAATCGGCCCCGCTTATCCCATGCCCAGCAAATACAGAATGCAAAGTTTGGTGCGCGTCAGGTTTCGTCCAATCCTGATAATCCGGCCCAAACGACATCAGCGCGTACGGAAACGCAATCCGCACTTTCAGCCGGCCGCTGGCGATCAATGGCGAATCGATCGCCACCGCCACCTCGTCCCGCTGCGGATGCACCGCCGTCTGCACGTGCACCGGCACGCCTTCCACTTCGAACGAACTGCTCGCCAGGCCGCTCCACAAATCCAGCCGCTCATCAAGATTTTTCAAATCGCCTATCGCTACCGAAGTGCCGTCGGCTTTGGTCATTTCCAACCCGATGCGCCCCAGCCCAAATCGATGCGGATTGCCACGCAAATATGCCGCGTCGGGCGCCGGATTGCTCGTGCTTGCCGCTGGATACACAAACTCCCGATCGTGCTTCGCGAGGCTCTTCATTTTGAACTTATCCAGCGTGTACCCTTCCGGGTTGGGAAAACTGTGCCAGCCCCAATTGCTCAAAATGCCAATCGGCATCGTTTTCTCGTAATACTCCGGGAAGCTCTGCAGCCCGGTAACGTCGAAATTAAAGGCGAATTCCCCGTTGCCTACCGCCATGGCGCCGTTCGGATCGATCTCGTGGATTTCGATGTTATGTCGGTTCACCAAGGCGTGCCGATCGATCGCACTGTCTGCTTCGGCGCCCTGCGCACAGGTAATCGCAGCACAAACAGCCACACACACCGCTGCCACGGGCCAGGTGTAAACAATCCGCATTTGCTTCTCCCAAATTTGTCGCATGCTTCCTATTTACCCAGCGAAGTCAGTCGCAGTTCAAACACATCCGCCTCTGCGCGGCGCAGGCCATTTAGTATGTCTTCCCCCGGTGCGGTTTCCAACTGGATATTGGCCACCGCCGCCTCAGCCCCCTCGAACACTATATTTTCCATCTCTTGCACGTTGATCCGTGCCGCGCTAATGGCATCCAACACCCGCGCCAATACTCCCGGTCGATCACGATGTCGCACACTCAACAAGTACGTGGCCGGCGTATGCCGAGCAATATTGACCACGTTGGGCGCCCGCCCCGTCTCTTGAAAACTCCGGATAATGCGCACCGTTTCGGCTGCAATGGCTTCCTGTGCCTGTTCGGTCGACGCGCCAATATGATGCGTGCCGTACAGAGTGGTTTCCTGCGCGATAGGGTCGCTGAACGCGCCAGCGCTTTCCGTCGGTTCGCTGGCGTAAACGTCCAATCCCACTCGAATCTTCCGTTCCCGCATGGCCCACACCAACGCCGTTTGATCGACCAGCTCCCCCCGCGCCGTGTTGATGAAGTATGCTCCCGGCCGCATGGCTTTGAAAAAATCCGCGTCGAGCAACCCCCGGGTTTCCTTGGTCAACGCCAAATGTACGCTAACCACGTCCGCCTCGCCCGCAACTTCCGACGGCGTGTTTTTGTTGCCAATATTCAGTTGCTTGGCCCGCTCCGCGGTCAGGCTGCGGCTCCAGGCTATCACCGGCATGCCAAACGCTTTGGCGCGGGGCAGCATCTCCATGCCGATTTGTCCCAGTCCAATTAAGCCCAGCGTCCGGCCAAACAACCCCCGCGCCTGTGAAAACTGCTTCTTATTCCACTGGCCGGCACGCAGCGCAATCACGTTGTCCGCCAAGCGCCGGTCCAAAGCCAACATCAATCCGAAGGCCAACTCAGCCACCGCCACCGAGTTTTTCCCCGGACAGTTCGACACGTAAATACCTCGCTTCGAAGCGGCGGCCACGTCGATCGTGTTGTAACCCGCTCCTGCGCGCACCACCAGCTTCAGCCAAGGCGCCTCCAATACCGCGGCGTTCACTTTCGTCGAACGCACTACCAAAATGTCCGGCCGCAACTCGTGCGCAGCTTGCGCCAAAGCCTCGTCCGCCAACTTGGGCTCGTACAAAACTTCGCATCCAAGGGCCGCCAGCGCTTCGCGCCCCGAGGGTTCAAACGTGTCCGCAATCAACACTCGCACAGCAAAATGGTCCTCCACCATCACCGTCCGCGAAAGTCGCCCAAAACTTTGGAACAGGCGAAAAAAAATGCCTGCAGCGTTTTTGGAACGGTGCCCAGCTATGAGTTATAGACTTACCTGATGTGTACTTTCAACCAGTCCCAACTTGGACCGCGAACTTGCCTTGCAAAAGCACTGTCAAATTGTAAGATCGTGGACGGGATTCGATGAAGCTTCATCCCTGATTCCCCACCACCGTACCCGCTTCACTCACCCCACACCATTCACCACTCACCCTTACCGGGGACGTAGCTCAATTGGGAGAGCACAGCCTTTGCAAGGCTGGGGTTGCCGGTTCGATCCCGGTCGTCTCCACTTCGATCTTTGGCCCCAAGATGCCTTTTCCCACGGAAAGGGGGTGGTGCGCCAATTTGAACATAGCCCGACTGTGTCAGTCGGGAAAAGCGGCTGTCGGAATTTCAAATTGGCCCACCACCGGAATAAGGGCGGCCTGAGGGCCGCGTTTTGTGCGGCGAAACTCCTCGAAGCTTCCCCCCCTCGCTACGCGAACTCTCCGCCTGCCGAGAAAAGAATGACCTGCCCAGGCCTCGGCCTGGCCAGTCTCTTCCTGCTGCGACGCAAAGCCGACCTGCCGCACATTCTGTCGGCATGACGCCCCGTTTGGGCTGGAGACCGGAAGGAAACAGCCCCGCCATTTTGTGGGGTAAAACGTGGCATATATTTGTGTATGGGCCGCCGGGGTCGCATTGAAAAACTGCCATTCCGATCAACTCCTTCACACAGGACTTGTTCAGGTCAAGTTACTGGGTCAGTGCTGCCACGTCGTCAGGGTAATTTCCCAACCCGATCCGCCCCGACTGCCATGCATCTTTGAACCGTGCGGCCATCCATGTCCTTTCTGTCACGATTTGTTGATCTACAAATCTCCAAACAGCTTCGCAGCAGCGGAGTCGATGTGCACCGCCGCGCCCGCCAAATCGTGGCCTTCACCCTGGCTTTGATTATCTGGGCGCCGGTCTTCTCGGTGCTTTATTTTGCCGTGCATCTCCCGACGCTGGCCATCAGCATCCTCCTCGCTGCCGGGCTGGGTCTCATCAATCTCGGGCTCATGCGCCGGTTTGGATCGGTCATGCTGTCGGGCAATTTGATGACGCTCATCTTGTACGTCCTGCTGGCATATCTTTCCGTCCGCAGCGGGGGAATTAACTCGCCCGCTGCCGCTTGGTTCGCGGTGATTCCTGTTCTGTCCACCATGATGTTGGGTTACCGCAACGGAATCGTCTGGCTGGCCGCAACGCTGGCGATCATGCCGGTCTTGTTCCTT
Coding sequences within:
- a CDS encoding efflux RND transporter permease subunit, which encodes MISRFFIDRPIFASVVSIVMTLIGAISLFYLPIAQYPRITPPGVSVSINYPGASAKVVADTVAAPIEQQVNGVPGMLYMSSQMGNDGSYTLTVTFDIGVDLNTALVMVQNRVTLAMPQLPTQVQNQGITIRKRTPDILMIVNFFSPDHRYNDIYLSNYATINIRDELLRVPGVSDITYQGERDYSIRIWLDPQELAARNMTALDVATAIRNQNLDAPAGQVGQQPAPQGQVFQLPVDTLGRLTEPEQFGDIIVKVSQTTPPAQATGSPRSVVGSIGVPAAAASAASSAARASSSTATTGTAGGSALAANSVTSGGGASSTATVAPSSSMSSTATTTTTGTSSNLGVSTTGGGSAAGGGTTTGGSATGGGGSTGGSASGASSTTSTAGTATDNTNTTGTIEGISINSAAGAGAAGGASPAGPGQPSIAIVRVRDVGRVELGAQNYNQSCLFDGQPSVGLAVYQLPGTNALDVADRVQAKMEELKSRFPEGVDYAIAYDTTPYIRESVSDVVRTLFLAVFLVAIVVLIFLQNWRSVIIPLIAVPVAIISTFAVMAALGFSLNNISLFGLVLAIGIVVDDAIVVVENVERWMTHGLGPREATRKAMEEVTGPIIAVALVLCAVFVPCAFVGGITGQFYRQFAVTISVSTVFSAISSLTLSPALAAILLKPHGSRRDPVTWLLDLVLGWFFRLFNWLFGVSTSAYSWVVERMMRFSVAVLFVYGLLILITYVTFSSAPIGFVPQQDQGRLICSIQLPDSSSLQRTQEAMKQVAEIANRAPGVAHTVGISGLSFVMQATSPNYASMFIVLKPFAERRNLPDTAIMSNLRRQWAKEVQDAQVTVYGASPVPGLGVAGGFKVMIEDRGDLGLPVLQQQTDDLVGKLQKQVPGLVGVTTQFRSKVPQLLLNIDRMKTAALGVSLTDVNQTLEILLGSLYVNSFNEFGRHWQVTVQAAGEFRNHTDDINLFQVRNNRGQMVPLGTLVQLQEINGPSSVTRYNLYSAAAITGNLQPGYSSGAAIKRVDEIAAASLPLSMRADWTELMFMQKRAGNTSMYVFALAVVSVFLALSALYESWSLPLAVILVVPLCLLSSVVGVLWTQRDVNIFVQIGLVVLVGLACKNAILVVEFARQLHEEEGRSRFDATEEASRLRLRPILMTSFAFIFGVAPLVVASGAGAEMRRSLGVAVFSGMLGVTLFGIFLTPVFFYVIQGLGESQLLTAERTRWIGSSVAGGALGLTIGFLSSQLGGFAVGTACFVGATAGVLAALVILEIHRRIRLQNPAGGS
- a CDS encoding efflux RND transporter periplasmic adaptor subunit, whose product is MEQKIAFWGACVCLPLTLAAGCSSKSLNVAPAEPPAIPVSQPVERQVTDYVDFTGRIEAPEAVSVVPRVTGYLISAPFKEGAEVKKGEVLFEIDPRPYQAQYDQAEGQVLLNEARVKEAEADNARAKELAKTPGAISKQDLDRYQAAEEEAEASVQAAKASLEVYKLNLGFCKVTAPLTGQISRYYLTPGNLVNQDQTQLTTVVSVDPMYVYFDIDENTVLRVRRAVNEGKIVRYQQGEIPVFIGLEGEDGYLHEGTINFVNNQVNPGTGSITVRGVVPNPKPANGVRLLSPGMFVRVRLPIGQPHDALLVIDRAIGSDQGMKYVYTVDDKNIVQQQRVDTGALQEDGLRVIDSGLKTSEWVVIGAIQQVRPRMQITPDREPMPTLGAIREGTSAGEGKSAESKSVDSSTDSKDSNQPGAVETSPGPAKTN
- a CDS encoding phosphoglycerate dehydrogenase, giving the protein MEDHFAVRVLIADTFEPSGREALAALGCEVLYEPKLADEALAQAAHELRPDILVVRSTKVNAAVLEAPWLKLVVRAGAGYNTIDVAAASKRGIYVSNCPGKNSVAVAELAFGLMLALDRRLADNVIALRAGQWNKKQFSQARGLFGRTLGLIGLGQIGMEMLPRAKAFGMPVIAWSRSLTAERAKQLNIGNKNTPSEVAGEADVVSVHLALTKETRGLLDADFFKAMRPGAYFINTARGELVDQTALVWAMRERKIRVGLDVYASEPTESAGAFSDPIAQETTLYGTHHIGASTEQAQEAIAAETVRIIRSFQETGRAPNVVNIARHTPATYLLSVRHRDRPGVLARVLDAISAARINVQEMENIVFEGAEAAVANIQLETAPGEDILNGLRRAEADVFELRLTSLGK